Genomic DNA from Brenneria izadpanahii:
GGGCAAAACGGCGGGCGCTGGCTGCGGGAATAATCAATAATGAGGTGATGATTAGCGCCCCGACGAACTTCATGGAAATACCGATCGTCAGCGCGGTCACCAGCATCAGGATCAGCTTGGTACGCTCCAGGTTAACGCCGTCGACATGCGCCAGTTCGGGACTGATTGTCATGGATAATAACGCTCGCCACCGCCAGCCGAGCACCGCAACCACCACCGCAACGCCACCGCTGATAATCCATAGGTCGTCAGTGGTAACGGAAAGCAGATCGCCGAACAAATAAGCCATCAGATCCACACGCACGTTATTCATCAAACTTACAACGACCAGTCCGAGCGACAGGGCGCTGTGCGCCATAATCCCCAATAAGGTATCAACCGACAGATAGGGGCGCCGCTCCAGCCAGACTAGCCCAAGCGCCAGCGCCAGCGTAACGGTAATGACGGCGTAGAAAAGGTTGATATCCAGCAACAGGCCGAAAGCCACGCCCAGCAAAGACGCATGCGCCAGCGTATCGCCGAAATAAGACATGCGTCGCCAGACGACAAACGAGCCCAGCGGGCCTGCGGCGATGGCTAAAAAAATCCCCGCCAGCCAGCCGGGAAACAGAAGCTCAATCATGCGTCGTTTCCACCTTGTCTTTTTAAAATGACACGTCCATTTAAATCGTGACGATGATTATGATGATGCCGGTAAACCGCTAACTGCTCGGCGCCGCGATGGCCGAACATGGCTAAAAATTCGGGATGCAGGGACACCACTTCAGGAGTGCCGGAGCAGCAGACATGCTGATTGAGGCACAACACTTCATCGGTTTTCGCCATCACCAGGTGAAGATCGTGGGAAACCATCAATACGCCGCAATTAAACTCCTGACGAAGCTGGTTGATGAGATCATAAAGCGCAAGTTGTCCGTTGACGTCCACGCCCTGCGTCGGCTCATCCAATACCAGCAACTGTGGATGATTTAATAATGCCCTGGCCAGAAGAACGCGCTGATTCTCTCCGCCGGACAGCTTCTGCATCGGCTGCTGTAGCAGATGCGCAGCCTGAACGCGTTTCAGCGCGGGGAGAAT
This window encodes:
- the znuB gene encoding zinc ABC transporter permease subunit ZnuB translates to MIELLFPGWLAGIFLAIAAGPLGSFVVWRRMSYFGDTLAHASLLGVAFGLLLDINLFYAVITVTLALALGLVWLERRPYLSVDTLLGIMAHSALSLGLVVVSLMNNVRVDLMAYLFGDLLSVTTDDLWIISGGVAVVVAVLGWRWRALLSMTISPELAHVDGVNLERTKLILMLVTALTIGISMKFVGALIITSLLIIPAASARRFARTPEQMAGIAIGVGMIAITGGLAFSAGYNTPAGPSVVLCASLLFIASLIKKQPA
- the znuC gene encoding zinc ABC transporter ATP-binding protein ZnuC, with protein sequence MSTLVSLNNISVSFGSKKVLSDISLSLQAGRILTLLGPNGAGKSTLVRVVLGLLSPTSGSLQKIPGLRIGYVPQKLHLDATLPLTVSRFMRLRPGVKQQDILPALKRVQAAHLLQQPMQKLSGGENQRVLLARALLNHPQLLVLDEPTQGVDVNGQLALYDLINQLRQEFNCGVLMVSHDLHLVMAKTDEVLCLNQHVCCSGTPEVVSLHPEFLAMFGHRGAEQLAVYRHHHNHRHDLNGRVILKRQGGNDA